The DNA sequence CCATTTTCCTGCTTGAGCACCTGGCCCGGCGTATTTTCGCTAATTCGAAGTTTTAAACGCACCCGATCTTTATATAGCACCGTCGGCGTCACCTCCATTCCCAGTACCGCTTCTTTAAACTCAACGGAGGTCGCGCCGCTTTCGCCGCTGGAAACCTGATATGGTATCTCGCTTCCCTGCTTAATGCTGGCGGGCTGCATATGCGAAGCCAGCAATCTGGGACTGGCGATGATGTCCACCTGCTGCTTCCGCTCAAGGGCAGAAAGTTCCAGCTCTAAAAGTCGCCCGCTAATGCGGCCGATATTAAACCCAGCTCTCGTACTGGCATCCCCCACCGCCAGATTGCTGCTCAAGGTTGTCAATTTACCGGAACCCGGAGGAGTGCCGGCGTCCGCCAGGCTCCACTTAACGCCCAGTTCGCGCAGGCTGGTTTCGCTCATGGAAACAATATGCGCCGCCAGCTCAACCTGGCCCACGGGCACGTCCATTTCAAGGGCCCATGCTTTTAACGCCGGAAGATGCCGGGCATCATCACGAATTAACAGGCGGTTAGTTCGTTTATCAACCGCCAGATGCCCACGCGCACTCAGCAGTTTTTCTCCGGCTTTAACCAGCTCTTCAGCATCAGCGTAGCGTAAGGCCATGCTATGCCCCTGCAAAGGAAGATTCTGCAGACGCTTCGCTCTTTCTGCCTCAAGCTGTGCCTGCTGCGCCTTTTGCCAGGATTGAGTATGAACATACAGCACTGAGCCTTGCTGGGTCAGG is a window from the Klebsiella oxytoca genome containing:
- the hofQ gene encoding DNA uptake porin HofQ, producing MMRWISLLFLLLPLMGAAAKKDLPMSLVVDDVPVAQVLQTLAELKQKNLVVAPDVSGTISLHLKDVPWLQALRSVIDTAGLALTQQGSVLYVHTQSWQKAQQAQLEAERAKRLQNLPLQGHSMALRYADAEELVKAGEKLLSARGHLAVDKRTNRLLIRDDARHLPALKAWALEMDVPVGQVELAAHIVSMSETSLRELGVKWSLADAGTPPGSGKLTTLSSNLAVGDASTRAGFNIGRISGRLLELELSALERKQQVDIIASPRLLASHMQPASIKQGSEIPYQVSSGESGATSVEFKEAVLGMEVTPTVLYKDRVRLKLRISENTPGQVLKQENGEVLAIDKQEIETQVEVKSGETLALGGIFSQKNKSSRDGIPLLSDIPWLGQLFRRDGKDNERRELVVFITPRILAAH